A part of Arachis hypogaea cultivar Tifrunner chromosome 12, arahy.Tifrunner.gnm2.J5K5, whole genome shotgun sequence genomic DNA contains:
- the LOC112728877 gene encoding DNA glycosylase/AP lyase ROS1-like, whose protein sequence is MDIREMNNKKDQQVETRWVPTTPIKPTLQTMPIYAPEQEDQPQIPTHGDGAVACSKFTGFMERSCIGSVNEGRMKNIVGENSEACAKTVSGDLPGLGHMSFSQLIATMQENATSANLNATQSGNGSMNPAFSSLDSQINYNRAAMNNTGNLQGTSSVGCSQIASLSMNMEKNNPAEEFDVACTPVKMDAIQIENTPQSKQKRRKHRPKVIVEGKPKRTRKLAEEKNVQLKENSTGKRKYVRRKGINKTPTTPAEETIKDLTPDSTKKSCKKTLFDGFTGTENATAEGTASCDKEAQDPSQSNPPVAQPIEKTIKKRGRKKKTPNMSYPTETTVEFSEALRRVPNTRSRSNKKSKEESSTSGNFYIELPIGTQDHNTSAKRMRYSRTNATNKVSYDHERSTEDIKTSSIFSPESTSQETKPIVNCSFKDNKNKRDQTTENAESPNTSGRNIIGVHHNDLSLYRTKSKTASTSAATNQNEVEMIISPQDARRLDYASSSDNSECNSDCDKFYKFISMVRSWEAVDKSLDISDVDAITTQFKKLKIKTQEDAIIRYKQKKQKQKQKRLDGAIIPFEGQVVPFKKQYPRARVNLDEETNRVWKLLMLDINSHGIDGEDEDKSKWWEEERNVFRGRADSFIAKMHRVQGDRRFSRWKGSVVDSVVGVFLTQNVSDHLSSSAFMALAARFPNKSQVNVGAPVEISEGDAPLNPSVHDATEHSGHKITQWSVPEMTQRTGFNDMVASRSSGVSQTGEASNGQNDEKMGSCSGGHSEVEKNTSVNITQQAENSTKVQEEADTKRDEATEKLTSGDLKNGSPKENTQVPLRASTFPTQESVLSSENEKSMPCCPDNGAEMSQRSHSQRIVAPAQATAGAHKSEASNEARETSSAKKDSKGKGKEQKDEINWDSLRTAAQAIAGKREKTWNTMDSLDWDAVRCADVSTISDVIKERGMNNRLAERIQLFLNRLVEDHGDIDLEWLRDVAPDKAKEFLLSIKGLGLKSVECVRLLTLHHLAFPVDTNVGRIAVRLGWVPLQPLPETLQLHLLELYPILETVQKYLWPRLCKLDQKTLYELHYQMITFGKVFCTKHKPNCNACPLKGECRHFASAFASARLALPGPAQTSIVSTSGNNPTDQNPTDQNPMDQNPMDQNPAVNIAQLHLPLLENPNQGAEILQAEVAKQLKSISEKNICHPIIEEPTTPEAECSQVPIHDIEDAFWEPREIPPIDLDLEEFTLNLKNYMQGNMELQEAEMSRALVALTPKAANIPMPKLKNVNRLRTEHCVYELPDTHPLLEGWDKREADDPGKYLLAIWAPGETANSIQPPERKCSYQESGQLCNEKECLSCNSVREADSQTVRGTILIPCRTAMRGRFPLNGTYFQVNEVFADHESSKNPISVPRSWIWNLNRRTVYFGTSVTSIFKGLTTPEIQQCFWRGYVCVRGFDRATRAPRPLKARLHFPASKMEKATGTTRKKSTATKSEGAKTNPEQPEVVSGSQSLQEGGKPKENPSLFMS, encoded by the exons ATGGATATCAGagaaatgaataataaaaaagatcaacAAGTTGAGACTCGTTGGGTTCCCACTACTCCCATAAAACCCACTCTTCAAACAATGCCGATCTACGCACCAGAACAGGAAGATCAGCCCCAGATACCCACTCATGGTGATGGAGCAGTTGCATGTTCCAAATTCACAGGTTTTATGGAAAGGTCCTGTATTGGGTCAGTAAATGAAGGTAGAATGAAAAACATTGTTGGTGAAAATAGTGAAGCTTGTGCAAAGACAGTATCTGGTGATCTTCCTGGACTTGGTCATATGAGTTTTTCTCAACTTATAGCGACCATGCAAGAGAATGCAACATCAGCTAATTTGAATGCAACCCAATCAGGCAATGGATCGATGAATCCAGCTTTTTCTTCGTTGGATTCACAGATCAACTACAACAGAGCAGCCATGAATAACACCGGAAATCTTCAGG GCACATCGTCAGTTGGTTGCTCACAAATTGCATCATTGTCAATGAATATGGAAAAAAATAATCCTGCGGAAGAATTTGATGTTGCTTGCACACCAGTAAAGATGGATGCCATCCAGATAGAAAACACACCACAAtcaaaacaaaagagaagaaagcaccGTCCCAAGGTCATTGTAGAAGGCAAGCCAAAACGAACTCGAAAGCTAGCTGAAGAAAAGAATGTTCAGCTCAAAGAAAATTCAACTGGCAAAAGAAAATACGtgagaagaaaaggaataaacaAGACCCCTACTACTCCAGCAGAAGAAACAATTAAAGACTTGACGCCAGACTCTACAAAAAAGTCTTGTAAAAAGACTTTATTTGATGGATTTACTGGCACTGAAAATGCAACAGCAGAAGGGACAgcaagttgtgacaaagaagcaCAAGATCCGTCGCAAAGCAATCCTCCCGTAGCACAACCAATAGAAAAGACGATCAAGAAGAGGGGTCGGAAGAAGAAAACGCCCAACATGTCTTATCCAACAGAGACCACAGTAGAATTCAGTGAAGCATTAAGACGTGTACCTAACACAAGATCAAGAAGTAATAAGAAATCCAAAGAAGAAAGCTCTACAAGTGGAAATTTTTACATAGAATTACCCATCGGCACACAAGATCATAACACATCCGCTAAGAGGATGAGATATAGCAGAACAAATGCAACAAATAAG GTATCATATGATCATGAGCGATCAACTGAAGATATCAAAACGTCAAGTATATTTTCTCCAGAAAGCACTTCGCAGGAGACAAAGCCCATTGTCAATTGCAGTTTTAAagataacaaaaacaaaagagatCAGACAACTGAAAATGCAGAGAGTCCAAATACGAGTGGCAGGAATATCATTGGGGTACATCATAATGATTTGTCTTTGTACAGAACGAAATCTAAAACAGCGAGTACTTCTGCCGCAACTAATCAAAATGAAGTAGAAATGATAATTTCTCCGCAAGATGCGCGCAGACTTGATTACGCATCCAGTTCTGACAACTCTGAATGTAATTCTGATTGCGACAAGTTTTACAAGTTCATCTCAATGGTGCGAAGTTGGGAAGCAGTGGACAAATCATTAG ATATTTCTGATGTAGATGCTATAACAAcgcaatttaaaaaattgaaaatcaaaaCACAAGAGGATGCAATAATAAGgtataaacaaaaaaaacaaaaacaaaagcaaaagcGTCTTGATGGCGCCATCATTCCGTTTGAAGGCCAAGTTGTTCCTTTCAAGAAACAATATCCACGCGCTAGGGTTAACCTTGATGAAGAAACTAATAGAGTGTGGAAGCTTTTGATGTTGGATATAAACAGCCATGGAATTGATGGAGAAGATGAAGACAAGTCCAAATGGTGGGAAGAAGAGCGAAATGTATTTCGAGGGAGGGCAGACTCGTTTATTGCAAAAATGCATCGTGTACAAG GAGACAGACGCTTCTCTCGCTGGAAAGGATCAGTGGTGGATTCGGTGGTGGGGGTCTTCCTCACCCAAAATGTCTCAGACCATCTCTCAAG TTCTGCATTCATGGCCCTGGCGGCTCGATTCCCCAACAAATCACAAGTAAATGTTGGGGCGCCAGTAGAGATCTCAGAGGGGGATGCGCCGTTGAATCCATCCGTTCATGACGCCACTGAGCATTCTGGACACAAGATAACACAGTGGAGTGTCCCAGAAATGACTCAGAGAACGGGGTTTAATGATATGGTGGCATCCCGAAGCTCTGGGGTTTCCCAAACTGGCGAAGCTTCAAATGGGCAGAACGATGAGAAGATGGGATCCTGTTCGGGGGGCCACTCAGAAGTGGAGAAGAACACTTCTGTCAATATCACCCAGCAGGCAGAAAATTCAACCAAGGTTCAGGAAGAAGCTGACACAAAAAGAGATGAAGCAACTGAGAAGCTAACATCTGGGGACCTGAAGAATGGCAGCCCCAAAGAAAATACTCAGGTCCCCCTCAGAGCATCCACCTTCCCAACCCAGGAATCCGTCCTCAGCTCAGAAAATGAAAAGAGCATGCCTTGCTGCCCAGACAACGGAGCTGAAATGTCTCAAAGGTCTCACTCTCAAAGGATTGTGGCTCCAGCACAGGCAACTGCTGGTGCCCACAAAAGTGAAGCAAGCAATGAGGCCCGAGAGACAAGTTCAGCAAAAAAAGACAGCAAGGGCAAAGGAAAAGAGCAAAAGGACGAAATCAACTGGGATAGCTTGCGAACAGCCGCGCAAGCTATAGCAGGGAAGAGAGAGAAGACATGGAACACCATGGATTCTCTCGACTGGGATGCTGTGAGATGTGCAGATGTTAGCACAATCTCAGATGTGATCAAAGAAAGGGGCATGAACAACAGGCTCGCTGAACGCATTCAG CTCTTCCTGAATCGGCTGGTTGAAGATCACGGTGATATTGACCTAGAGTGGCTGAGAGACGTCGCCCCGGACAAAGCAAA GGAGTTTCTGCTCAGTATAAAGGGACTGGGACTGAAAAGTGTGGAGTGTGTGAGGCTCCTAACCCTGCACCACCTTGCCTTTCCT GTGGATACCAATGTTGGAAGAATAGCAGTAAGACTTGGATGGGTACCGCTGCAGCCACTTCCTGAGACACTACAGTTGCATCTCCTGGAACT GTACCCCATTTTGGAGACCGTACAAAAATATCTGTGGCCTCGTCTGTGCAAACTAGATCAAAAAACATT ATACGAGCTACATTACCAGATGATTACATTTGGAAAG GTCTTCTGCACAAAACACAAACCAAATTGCAATGCATGTCCATTGAAAGGGGAGTGTAGACACTTTGCTAGTGCTTTTGCAAG TGCAAGACTTGCCTTACCAGGGCCAGCGCAGACAAGTATAGTCAGTACCTCCGGAAACAATCCGACAGATCAGAATCCAACGGATCAAAATCCGATGGATCAGAACCCGATGGATCAGAATCCGGCGGTAAACATCGCTCAGTTGCACTTGCCCCTTCTTGAGAATCCAAACCAAGGAGCAGAAATTCTACAAGCAGAAGTTGCCAAACAGCTAAAATCAATATCTGAAAAGAATATCTGCCATCCTATTATTGAAGAGCCAACAACCCCAGAGGCAGAATGCTCACAAGTACCAATTCATGATATTGAGGATGCCTTCTGGGAGCCACGGGAAATTCCTCCCATCGACCTTGATCTAGAGGAGTTTACcctgaatttaaaaaattatatgcaaGGAAATATGGAACTTCAAGAAGCGGAAATGTCAAGGGCATTGGTAGCTTTGACTCCAAAAGCTGCTAACATTCCTATGCCTAAGTTAAAGAATGTGAACCGATTACGGACAGAGCATTGCGT TTATGAACTCCCAGATACGCATCCTCTTCTGGAAGGG TGGGACAAACGAGAGGCAGATGATCCAGGCAAATATCTTCTTGCTATATGGGCTCCAG GGGAGACAGCAAATTCTATACAACCACCTGAAAGAAAATGCAGCTATCAAGAAAGTGGCCAACTCTGTAATGAGAAAGAATGCCTTTCCTGCAACAGTGTTCGGGAAGCAGATTCGCAAACAGTTAGAGGGACAATCCTG ATACCGTGTCGAACAGCTATGCGAGGAAGATTTCCGCTAAATGGCACCTATTTCCAAGTCAATGAG GTATTTGCTGACCATGAATCGAGTAAAAATCCAATCAGCGTTCCGCGAAGTTGGATCTGGAACCTGAACAGGCGAACAGTATATTTTGGAACCTCTGTAACATCAATATTTAAAG GTTTAACAACGCCTGAAATTCAACAATGCTTCTGGAGAG GGTATGTCTGTGTGCGGGGATTTGATAGAGCAACTCGAGCACCGCGTCCTCTAAAAGCGAGACTGCATTTCCCAGCAAGCAAGATGGAGAAGGCCACAGGGACTACAAGGAAAAAGTCGACTGCCACAAAATCAGAAGGGGCAAAAACAAACCCAGAACAACCAGAAGTGGTTTCTGGGAGCCAAAGTCTTCAGGAGGGGGGAAAACCCAAAGAAAATCCATCCTTGTTCATGTCATAA
- the LOC112728879 gene encoding delta(14)-sterol reductase-like isoform X1, translating to MIKTHKKINNTVQHNSCISIQRSSAIIEDLKSQSSLTPKSQSFLLTPFRYKAHTCSWIWVFFFKLSFHHGTQLICFWDSLLTWPLLDPLCREKLFLGLFLLMELAFIIVAMVWSRFFCWLHFLGLVSRWVLYLLLLYLREDLSCCPQHLSSVFLYVLVTLALYFAGCKSRSKGSSLKPHITGNLIHDWWFGIQLNPQFMGIDLKFFFVRAGMMGWLLINLSVLAKSIQDGTLSKSMILFQLFCALYILDYFVHEEYMTSTWDIIAERLGFMLVFGDLVWIPFTFSIQGWWLLANEVELTTAAIIANCLVFLIGYMVFRGANKQKHVFKKNSKAPIWGKPPKVIGGKLLASGYWGIARHCNYLGDLLLALSFSLPCGISSPVPYFYPIYLLILLIWRERRDESRCAEKYKEIWSEYEKLVPWRILPYVY from the exons AtgataaaaacacacaaaaaaattaacaacacAGTACAGCACAATAGCTGCATCAGCATTCAGCGCTCATCAGCAATAATCGAAGATTTGAAGTCACAATCTTCCCTGACACCAAAGTCACAATCTTTTCTACTCACTCCATTCAGATACAAGGCTCACACGTGTTCATGGATCTGGGTTTTCTTCTTCAAGCTCTCATTCCATCATGGAACTCA GCTTATTTGCTTCTGGGATTCTTTGCTTACTTGGCCATTGCTGGATCCATTGTGCCGGGAAAAATTGTTCCTGGGGTTGTTCTTGCTGATGGAACTCGCCTTCATTATCGTTGCAATG GTCTGGTCTCGCTTCTTCTGTTGGTTGCACTTCTTGGGATTAGTGTCAAGATGGGTTTTGTATCTCCTACT GCTATATCTGAGAGAGGACTTGAGCTGCTGTCCACAACATTTGTCTTCAGTTTTCTTGTATGTACTT GTGACCCTGGCACTTTATTTCGCGGGTTGCAAGTCACGAAGTAAAGGTTCATCACTAAAGCCTCATATCACTGGAAACCTGATACATGATTG GTGGTTTGGAATTCAACTGAATCCTCAGTTTATGGGTATCGACCTCAA ATTTTTCTTTGTTAGAGCTGGAATGATGGGGTGGCTGCTTATCAATTTATCCGTTCTTGCAAAGAGCATTCAAGATGGTACTTTGAGCAAGTCAATGATTCTATTCCAGCTATTCTGTGCA TTATACATCTTGGACTACTTTGTGCATGAAGAGTACATGACATCAAC CTGGGACATAATTGCAGAGAGATTGGGCTTCATGTTGGTCTTTGGAGATTTAGTGTGGATTCCTTTTACTTTTAGCATACAG GGCTGGTGGCTCTTGGCGAACGAGGTGGAGTTAACAACGGCAGCCATTATAGCTAATTGCCTTGTCTTCCTGATTGG ATACATGGTATTTCGAGGAGCAAACAAACAAAAACATGTATTCAAAAAGAATTCAAAGGCTCCTATTTGGGGTAAGCCTCCAAAAGTCATTGGTGGAAAGTTACTTGCTTCTGGTTATTG ggGTATTGCAAGACACTGTAATTACTTAGGTGACTTGCTTCTTGCACTCTCCTTTAGCTTACCTTGTGGGATAAG TTCACCAGTTCCATACTTCTATCCAATATATCTTCTTATTTTGTTGATATGGAGAGAGAGAAGGGATGAATCTCGTTGTGCAGAGAAGTATAAAGAGATTTGGAGTGAGTATGAAAAACTTGTTCCATGGAGAATATTGCCATATGTGTAttag
- the LOC112728879 gene encoding delta(14)-sterol reductase-like isoform X2 produces the protein MDLGFLLQALIPSWNSAYLLLGFFAYLAIAGSIVPGKIVPGVVLADGTRLHYRCNGLVSLLLLVALLGISVKMGFVSPTAISERGLELLSTTFVFSFLVTLALYFAGCKSRSKGSSLKPHITGNLIHDWWFGIQLNPQFMGIDLKFFFVRAGMMGWLLINLSVLAKSIQDGTLSKSMILFQLFCALYILDYFVHEEYMTSTWDIIAERLGFMLVFGDLVWIPFTFSIQGWWLLANEVELTTAAIIANCLVFLIGYMVFRGANKQKHVFKKNSKAPIWGKPPKVIGGKLLASGYWGIARHCNYLGDLLLALSFSLPCGISSPVPYFYPIYLLILLIWRERRDESRCAEKYKEIWSEYEKLVPWRILPYVY, from the exons ATGGATCTGGGTTTTCTTCTTCAAGCTCTCATTCCATCATGGAACTCA GCTTATTTGCTTCTGGGATTCTTTGCTTACTTGGCCATTGCTGGATCCATTGTGCCGGGAAAAATTGTTCCTGGGGTTGTTCTTGCTGATGGAACTCGCCTTCATTATCGTTGCAATG GTCTGGTCTCGCTTCTTCTGTTGGTTGCACTTCTTGGGATTAGTGTCAAGATGGGTTTTGTATCTCCTACT GCTATATCTGAGAGAGGACTTGAGCTGCTGTCCACAACATTTGTCTTCAGTTTTCTT GTGACCCTGGCACTTTATTTCGCGGGTTGCAAGTCACGAAGTAAAGGTTCATCACTAAAGCCTCATATCACTGGAAACCTGATACATGATTG GTGGTTTGGAATTCAACTGAATCCTCAGTTTATGGGTATCGACCTCAA ATTTTTCTTTGTTAGAGCTGGAATGATGGGGTGGCTGCTTATCAATTTATCCGTTCTTGCAAAGAGCATTCAAGATGGTACTTTGAGCAAGTCAATGATTCTATTCCAGCTATTCTGTGCA TTATACATCTTGGACTACTTTGTGCATGAAGAGTACATGACATCAAC CTGGGACATAATTGCAGAGAGATTGGGCTTCATGTTGGTCTTTGGAGATTTAGTGTGGATTCCTTTTACTTTTAGCATACAG GGCTGGTGGCTCTTGGCGAACGAGGTGGAGTTAACAACGGCAGCCATTATAGCTAATTGCCTTGTCTTCCTGATTGG ATACATGGTATTTCGAGGAGCAAACAAACAAAAACATGTATTCAAAAAGAATTCAAAGGCTCCTATTTGGGGTAAGCCTCCAAAAGTCATTGGTGGAAAGTTACTTGCTTCTGGTTATTG ggGTATTGCAAGACACTGTAATTACTTAGGTGACTTGCTTCTTGCACTCTCCTTTAGCTTACCTTGTGGGATAAG TTCACCAGTTCCATACTTCTATCCAATATATCTTCTTATTTTGTTGATATGGAGAGAGAGAAGGGATGAATCTCGTTGTGCAGAGAAGTATAAAGAGATTTGGAGTGAGTATGAAAAACTTGTTCCATGGAGAATATTGCCATATGTGTAttag